The following are from one region of the Canis lupus baileyi chromosome 25, mCanLup2.hap1, whole genome shotgun sequence genome:
- the PRR13 gene encoding proline-rich protein 13, translating into MWNPNAGQPGPHPYPPNVAYPGGANPAHPPPVNPAYPPGPYPTPPGAPQGNPAFPPGGPPYPAPQPGYPGCQPTGPYPPPYPPPVPGTPLVNPLPPGMGGPGMVMDKKMRKKMKKAHKKTHKHHKHGKHSSSSSSSSSSDSD; encoded by the exons ATGTGGAATCCCAATGCCG GACAGCCAGGGCCTCATCCATATCCCCCTAACGTCGCGTACCCTGGAGGTGCCAATCCTGCCCATCCGCCACCTGTGAATCCCGCCTACCCCCCGGGCCCCTATCCAACTCCCCCAGGGGCTCCCCAGGGGAATCCAGCTTTTCCCCCTGGCGGGCCCCCTTATCCTGCGCCACAACCAGGGTACCCCGGATGCCAACCCACGggtccctacccacctccctacCCACCACCTGTTCCTGGCACGCCTCTTGTGAATCCCTTGCCACCTGGCATGGGGGGACCGGGAATGGTGATGGACAAGAAGATgcggaagaaaatgaagaaagctcATAAAAAGACGCACAAACACCACAAGCATGGCAAG cattcctcctcctcctcctcctcttccagcaGTGACTCTGACTGA